A single genomic interval of Alteromonas sp. CI.11.F.A3 harbors:
- a CDS encoding flavin reductase family protein: protein MSDIHFYEPKLGHGLAHDPFNAIIAPRPIGWISSKSKDGKLNLAPYSFFNALNYTPPIIGFSSVGDKDSLKNIKATGEFCWNLVGKPLVDAMNQTSAPLAAHEDEFAFAGLDTVASHIVDVPRVKSSPVSMECKLTDIVQLKNAEGGLCESWFVMGEVVGVHIQKNMIEAGVYKTLKAEPVMRGGGVGDYFTVDSSNMFELFRPI, encoded by the coding sequence TTGTCTGATATTCACTTCTACGAACCTAAATTAGGGCATGGTCTAGCCCACGATCCTTTCAACGCCATTATTGCGCCTAGGCCCATTGGTTGGATTTCGTCTAAAAGTAAAGACGGTAAGCTAAACCTAGCGCCATATAGTTTTTTCAACGCGCTTAATTACACGCCACCTATCATTGGCTTTTCTAGTGTGGGTGATAAAGATTCACTTAAAAATATCAAAGCGACCGGTGAGTTCTGTTGGAACCTCGTCGGCAAGCCGTTGGTAGATGCTATGAATCAAACCAGTGCACCATTAGCAGCCCATGAAGATGAGTTCGCGTTTGCTGGTTTGGATACCGTCGCATCTCACATTGTCGATGTGCCGCGAGTGAAATCAAGCCCAGTTAGCATGGAGTGCAAGCTTACCGATATCGTACAGCTAAAAAATGCGGAAGGTGGCTTGTGTGAAAGTTGGTTTGTAATGGGAGAGGTTGTTGGCGTGCATATTCAAAAAAACATGATTGAAGCGGGTGTGTATAAAACCTTGAAAGCAGAACCGGTTATGCGCGGTGGCGGAGTAGGGGATTATTTCACCGTAGATAGCAGTAATATGTTTGAACTGTTCAGGCCAATATAA
- the ychF gene encoding redox-regulated ATPase YchF produces the protein MGFKCGIVGLPNVGKSTLFNALTKAGIEAANFPFCTIEPNTGVVPVPDLRLDKLAEIVNPQRVIPTTMEFVDIAGLVEGASKGEGLGNKFLANIRETDAIGHVVRCFDNENIVHVAGKVNPQDDIDIINTELALSDLETTEKALHRVAKRAKGGDSDAKYELKVLEKIKPHLDEGLLLRSLELTKEEHAAISYMNMLTLKPTMYIANVDEDGFENNPYLDKVRAIAEGENAVVVAVCAAIESDIAELEDDEREEFMQDMGLEEPGLNRVIRAGYNLLTLQTYFTAGVKEVRAWTFPEGSTAPQAAGKIHTDFEKGFIRAEIVSYDHFVEFNGEQGAKDAGKWRLEGKEYIVKDGDVIHFRFNV, from the coding sequence ATGGGTTTTAAATGCGGTATTGTTGGACTACCAAACGTAGGTAAATCAACACTCTTTAATGCACTGACAAAAGCAGGTATTGAAGCGGCAAACTTCCCTTTTTGTACCATAGAGCCCAATACAGGCGTTGTACCTGTACCGGATCTTCGCTTGGACAAACTGGCTGAAATCGTAAACCCTCAACGTGTTATTCCAACAACTATGGAATTCGTTGATATTGCAGGTTTGGTTGAAGGCGCTTCAAAAGGTGAAGGCTTAGGCAACAAATTCCTAGCTAACATCCGTGAAACCGATGCAATTGGCCACGTAGTTCGCTGTTTCGATAACGAAAACATTGTTCACGTTGCAGGTAAAGTTAACCCACAAGACGATATTGATATTATCAATACCGAGCTTGCACTTTCAGACTTAGAAACCACAGAAAAAGCCCTACATCGTGTTGCTAAACGCGCTAAAGGTGGCGATTCTGATGCTAAGTATGAACTTAAAGTTTTAGAAAAGATTAAGCCTCACTTAGATGAGGGTTTATTACTTCGTTCTTTAGAACTGACTAAAGAAGAGCACGCTGCAATCAGCTACATGAACATGCTTACCCTTAAGCCAACCATGTACATTGCAAACGTTGACGAAGACGGTTTCGAAAATAACCCATACTTAGACAAAGTACGCGCTATCGCTGAAGGCGAAAATGCCGTAGTTGTTGCAGTATGTGCGGCTATCGAGTCTGACATTGCTGAACTTGAAGACGACGAGCGTGAAGAATTCATGCAAGACATGGGACTTGAAGAGCCAGGTCTTAACCGTGTTATTCGTGCTGGCTACAACTTGCTTACGCTTCAAACCTACTTTACCGCAGGTGTAAAAGAAGTACGTGCTTGGACTTTCCCTGAAGGCTCTACCGCACCTCAAGCAGCTGGTAAGATTCACACCGACTTCGAGAAAGGCTTTATTCGTGCCGAAATCGTCAGCTACGATCACTTTGTTGAATTCAACGGTGAACAAGGCGCGAAAGACGCCGGTAAGTGGCGCTTAGAAGGTAAAGAATACATTGTTAAAGATGGCGATGTGATTCACTTTAGATTTAACGTGTAA
- a CDS encoding peptidylprolyl isomerase has translation MIKNLLHSLSAPSQISALTVSLCVALLGVSSVSSSAHAKDHEKSLEATQIKEKLLLDTDITNKWYKVPAKHTVTLETHYGDVVIALNPALAPHHVKRFRKLIKTDFYQQQYFYRVVDGFVAQGGSNESHAPSSETSNLQAEFVIPLSSSAVVIEDNDMFAPATGFLNGFPVGIDSDRNEMWALHCPGTVAFARNSEKDTASTEFYIVIGQAPRHLDRNMSVIGRILEGMDVLQQLPRGPIENSGVIEVPSDNSKIKNSYVGNKDTSGKQYYIQLPSHPEFQKRMKTGQTLDNSFFHDKIYSPRPIDVCYYQTKTSSTPWN, from the coding sequence ATGATAAAAAACCTCTTACATTCACTTTCAGCACCTTCACAGATTTCAGCACTGACCGTTTCGCTTTGTGTGGCACTTTTAGGTGTAAGCAGCGTTTCATCAAGCGCGCACGCAAAAGATCACGAAAAAAGCCTTGAGGCCACTCAGATAAAAGAAAAACTCTTGTTGGATACCGACATCACCAATAAATGGTACAAGGTACCAGCTAAACATACCGTTACGCTTGAAACGCACTATGGTGATGTAGTCATTGCGCTGAACCCGGCTTTAGCGCCTCATCATGTAAAACGCTTTCGTAAGTTAATAAAAACTGATTTTTATCAGCAGCAGTACTTCTATCGGGTGGTAGATGGATTTGTAGCACAGGGCGGTAGTAATGAAAGCCATGCGCCCTCGTCAGAAACCAGTAATTTACAGGCTGAGTTTGTTATCCCCCTTTCATCATCTGCGGTTGTTATTGAAGATAACGACATGTTTGCCCCCGCTACAGGTTTTCTAAATGGGTTTCCCGTAGGAATAGATAGCGATCGAAATGAAATGTGGGCACTTCACTGCCCTGGCACTGTCGCTTTTGCCCGTAATAGTGAAAAGGACACTGCCAGTACCGAGTTTTATATTGTGATTGGGCAAGCTCCAAGACATTTAGACAGAAATATGTCTGTTATTGGGCGTATACTGGAAGGAATGGACGTATTACAGCAATTACCAAGGGGGCCAATAGAAAATAGTGGCGTTATTGAAGTACCTTCAGATAACAGTAAGATAAAAAATAGTTACGTGGGCAACAAAGATACATCGGGTAAACAGTATTATATTCAGCTTCCCTCCCACCCCGAATTCCAAAAACGTATGAAAACTGGGCAAACACTCGATAATTCTTTCTTTCATGATAAAATTTATAGCCCAAGACCCATTGATGTTTGCTATTACCAGACTAAAACTTCATCAACGCCTTGGAATTAA
- a CDS encoding alanine/glycine:cation symporter family protein: MIYDFVSAVNNVLWGNGQVLIIMLLACGIWFTVKLGGVQLRHFGHMFSLLKGSNKSSKEGISSFQALCTSLSARVGTGNLAGVAVAISLGGSGAIFWMWMIAILGMATGFAESVLGQLYKVRDENGEFRGGPAYYIKQGLNKTWLAVAFSLCLFFGYGFVFSAVQANTITDALNNAYQFPSEYTGIAIIALASLIVIGGLRGIARFAEFVVPFMGIGYVLVALGITFINISELPAMLMDIIKSAFGLQEAGAGALGAAIKNGIQRGLYSNEAGSGSVPHAAASAVPNPNHPVSQGYIQMLGVFLDTMVLCTSTAFIILLAGGSSSDQMEGIRLTQDAMSSHLGEGGTDFVAAAISLFAFTSVVANYAYGESNLHMFKLDNRAGRAAYTIGYLGMIYWGAQAAMPQVWAMADMALGLMTVINITAIVWMTPTIVSISKDYFAKRDRGEKVEYKTGDCEIQGKSEDGIW, translated from the coding sequence GTGATATACGACTTTGTCTCGGCGGTGAATAACGTCTTATGGGGTAACGGCCAAGTATTAATTATAATGCTATTGGCGTGTGGTATTTGGTTTACCGTTAAATTAGGTGGTGTTCAATTACGTCATTTTGGTCACATGTTTTCCTTATTGAAAGGAAGCAACAAATCCTCGAAAGAAGGTATTAGTTCTTTTCAGGCATTATGTACTAGTTTATCGGCACGGGTAGGTACGGGTAATTTAGCTGGCGTAGCGGTGGCAATTTCTTTAGGTGGCTCTGGCGCTATCTTCTGGATGTGGATGATTGCCATATTAGGTATGGCCACAGGCTTCGCAGAAAGTGTACTTGGGCAACTTTATAAAGTACGCGACGAAAACGGTGAGTTTCGTGGCGGCCCTGCGTATTACATTAAACAAGGCTTAAATAAAACCTGGTTAGCCGTAGCTTTCTCTTTATGTCTTTTCTTCGGCTACGGTTTTGTATTCAGTGCGGTGCAAGCGAATACCATCACTGATGCACTTAACAACGCTTATCAATTCCCCAGCGAATACACGGGTATAGCCATTATTGCCCTAGCCTCTTTAATAGTAATAGGTGGCTTGCGGGGTATTGCCAGGTTTGCTGAATTTGTTGTGCCTTTTATGGGTATTGGTTATGTATTAGTGGCATTGGGAATTACCTTTATCAACATCTCAGAACTTCCTGCCATGTTGATGGACATCATAAAGTCTGCATTTGGACTACAAGAAGCCGGCGCTGGCGCATTAGGTGCAGCCATTAAAAATGGTATACAACGAGGGTTATACTCAAACGAAGCCGGAAGTGGCTCCGTGCCCCATGCTGCGGCCAGTGCGGTGCCAAACCCCAACCATCCAGTGTCACAAGGCTACATTCAAATGCTGGGCGTGTTTTTAGATACTATGGTGCTGTGTACCTCTACCGCGTTTATTATTCTGCTTGCGGGCGGGTCTAGCTCTGACCAAATGGAAGGGATCAGATTAACCCAAGACGCAATGAGCAGCCATTTAGGCGAAGGGGGAACCGACTTTGTCGCCGCCGCTATTAGCTTATTCGCCTTCACGTCGGTTGTGGCTAACTATGCCTATGGCGAAAGTAACCTACACATGTTTAAACTTGATAACCGTGCTGGGCGAGCCGCCTACACGATAGGTTACTTGGGTATGATTTACTGGGGTGCGCAAGCAGCTATGCCACAAGTATGGGCCATGGCCGATATGGCATTAGGATTAATGACCGTTATCAACATTACCGCTATTGTATGGATGACGCCAACCATCGTGTCTATCAGCAAAGATTACTTTGCAAAACGCGACCGCGGCGAAAAAGTAGAATACAAAACCGGAGACTGTGAAATTCAGGGTAAATCTGAAGACGGTATTTGGTAA